Part of the Armatimonadota bacterium genome is shown below.
TGCACGATGTGCCCTATGACGGCATTGCTTTTGAAGTTCTTTTCTTTGACGGACACGTGAAACGGGTTGCGAAAACCTATTGATAGGCGGTTGAAGCCGAATGTGGCATAACCGCGGGCGGCGGGACTCCCCGATGACACGACAGGCGCGAACAGCGAAGCGGTGGCCCTAAGGGATCAAATCGGGTGCTTGCAATCTGCTGGAACCGTGTAATTTTGTTTTGAAGTAGTTGTTCTGTAGAATCATCTTGGCGGCGGTGGCCGTTAATCAGGGTAGGGGCTGAAAAATGGCAGGGTATTTGGAAGAGCAAACCGGTGGGGACGGAAACGTGATGTCCTGGCAAACCCCGAACCGGCAAAGGCTTTGGGGTTTGGTGGCCGCCATCCCGGGGGCGGCCGCGGTCGCACACGGGCTCTACGGCTCAAAAACGGCAAATGTCGCCGAAGTGGTTGGGGGATCCATCCTGATGCTGGGCGGATTCTTGGTCGCCACGTGGACGGTCAAGTTCGCCCTCCACCTCAAAGAAGGTCGGTACGAAGCCGTCAAAGGGTTCCTGCCCGTGCTGTTGGGCGAACGGGGGCCGGCGCGGGAGGCCTTTCAATGCGTGTGTGTCCGGTCAGAACTGTTTACCGATGCGGCCCAGCACGACGGCGAGGCGGACGAATTCGAGCAGTTCCGGGTCTTTATGGTTTGGAAGAATGCCCGCCGGGAAGCGATGTTGATCGACACGGTTCCTGGATCGTTTGTCGAAAGTTTGAACAAGCAAGACCACCATGCCCTGGCGCTGCAAAGCGCTGAGCGGGTGGCAACGCCCCTTGGCCTTGAAGTGCTGGATCAAACCGTGGCAAAATCCTCGGCCGTCGCGGTAGTGGAGATGGCAGAGCCTTCGGCAGAGCCGGTGCAGGGCTGAGCGCCGCTCGGCATTTCTGGGGCTGGCAGGCATTGGCCAGCCCCAGATGCGATTCCCTCCGTCAGGCGATGGTCACGCCATCGCAGAGATAGACATCTTGAATGGCGTTGAGGATCTCGATCCCTTCTTTGAGCGGCCTTTGGAATGCCTTGCGACCAGAAATGAGCCCCGACCCGCCGGCGCGTTTGTTAATGACGGCGGTTGTGATCGCATCTTGGAGGTCGTTGTCGCCCGATGCGCCGCCGGAGTTGATGAGCCCGCACCGGCCCATGTAGCAGTTGATGAGTTGGTACCGGGTCAGGTCGATCGGGTGGTCGGTGGCCAACTCGGTGTACATCCGTTCATCCAGCTTGCCGTAGCTGGATCCGCCGGTGCCCAGGGCTTTGTAGCCGCCGTTGCATTCGGGGAGCTTTTGTTTGATGATGTCGGCTTGGATGGTGACGCCCAGGTGATTGGCCTGGCCGGTCAGGTCGGCTGAAAGGTGGTAATCCTTGTCTTTCTTGAAGGCGTCGTTGCGCAGGTAGCACCAAAGAACGGTGCTCATCCCCAGGCTGTGGGCGTGCTCAAAGGCTTGGCTGACTTCGACGAGTTGGCGTGTTGATTCTTCTGACCCGAAATAGATGGTCGCCCCCACGGAGATGGCCCCCATGTCCCACGCTTGCTCCACTTGGGCGAACATGACCTGGTCTGCGCGGTTGGGGTAGCTCAGCAGTTCGTTGTGGTTAAGTTTGACCATGAAGGGAATGCGGTGCGCATATTTGCGGCTGACCATGCCGAGGACGCCGAGTGTGGAGCAGACCATGTTGCATCCGCCTTCCACCGCGAGTTCCACGATTCCCGCCGGGTCAAAGCAGACGGGGTTTTTGGCAAAAGAGGCTCCGGCGCTGTGCTCGATCCCTTGATCTACGGGCAGGATGCTGACATAACCGGTCCCGCCGAGCCGGCCGTGCGAGAACATCTTTTGGAGGCTCCCCAAGACTTTGTTGTTCCGGTCGGATTGGGCATAGATCCGATCGACGAAATCGGGGCCGGGCAGGTGGAGCATCGACTTGTCGATGGTTTTGCTGGTGTGCCCCAGCAACGGTTCCGCATGGGCACCGAGGATTGCTTCGATTTCGCTGAGTGATCGCGCCATTTGGCTATTGTGCCACGAACGCCGGGGTGGTCTTGCCGGGGCCTTGCGGCCCCTATTGGCAACCCGGCACGGCCGGGGTCGGTATAACCGGTTTGAGGAAATTGGGACAGATAGGATGAGACAGCGGACAATAGGGGCCTTGTTCCTTGGAATGGGGCTTTGCGGATTGGCTTCGGCCCAGCAGCCATTGACCATCAGCGACGCATTGACAATGGCCAAAGAGCGGAACGGCTCGGTCCAGGCGGCATTTTTGAACTACCGGGCTTCCCAAAAAAGTGCCCGAGGGGCCTACAGTGCCTTTTTGCCAAGTGTGACCCCCTCGATTTCACGGGACTGGGGGCGCAGTGAAACCCTCACCGGGCCGTTCCGGTCTAAGGACGATTTCACGACAACAAATGCGGCTTTGGACGTAAGCTGGCGGTTGTTCGATGACGGGAGCCGGCAGGATCGCTACGACCAGGCCCGCTACAGTGCCGAGGCCCAGCAGTTCAATGCCTTGCAGACTTTGCGCAACACGCTCTTCAGCGTGCACTCCCGGTTTTACGATGCTTTGAGGGCGCAAGAATTGCTCCGCGTCCAAATGGACAACCTCGAACGGGCAAAAGTCATCTTGGAGCAGACGAAGTTCCGGGCGAACCCGCCGATCGAGGATGTGCCGAAGAAGGACATCTTGCAGGCGGAAGCCGATTACCAAAATGCCCGGGTCAGTGTGCTGGCGGCGGAAAACCAAGTGGCAACCTCTGCTGCAGATCTCAAGGCCGTTTTGGCTTGGGAGCAGAGCGAATTGCCGGAATTGGCCAAGCCGACCGCTCAACAACTGCCTGAATTGGATATGACTCTGCAGCAGGCGATCGAATTGGGTTTGGCAAACCGGGCCGACTTGGCGGCGAGCCGGGAGCGGATCTATTCCCAACAGGTGGCCGTCCGAACGGCCAAGCGCGACTCGCTCATCGGATTCTCGTTGGATGCGGGGTACCGCCGTGTTTTTGCTGACGACCCTTTCCAAAGGGCCTCGCTGACCTTTTCGGCCAGCATGCCGCTTTACGATGGCCAGAATTCCAAGTCGGTGCTCGACGCTGCCCGGTTAACTCTGGAGGCACAGAATGCGAGCTTTGAGCAGGATGTCCGAAACGTTCGCGCCGAAATCGAATCGACTTACAAGGAATACGGCCAAAACCGGATCCGGTTTGAAGCTGCGACGGCGGCATTGAATGCAGCCCAGGAAAACTACCGGGCAGCGGAAGCCGCCCAAAAGGAAGGGGCTGGGAACTTGATTCAAGTGCTGACCGCCAGGGTGAGCCTCACCACCGCAGAGTCGAACCTGGTCCAGGCGACATATGACATGCTGATCTCGGACGTCAAATTCCGGTTGGCAACCGGCCAACCGGTTCCGGGCGAATAAGGGAAAAATGGAAGCACCGCCGAAACCGGTCATCGAAACCCGCAACCTCACAAAAACCTATGTGATGGGGGATATGGTTGTTCGCGCCCTCAACGGGGTTTCGGTCAACATCTACCAAGGTGAATTTGTGGCGATCATGGGTCCGAGCGGATCGGGGAAATCCACGTTCATGAACATGGCGGGGTGTTTGGACCGGCCGACCAGCGGCGAATACTATTTGAACGGTCGGGAAGTCAGCCGGCTATTCGACCAAGAGTTGGCAGAAGTCCGCAACAAGTACATCGGGTTCGTCTTTCAGACGTTCAACCTCTTGCCGCGGACGAGCGCACTCAAGAACGTGGAGCTCCCGCTGCTTTATGCTGGCACCCGGAACCGGTCCGCATTGGCAAAAGCGGCCCTGGAAAAGGTGGGTCTGGGCCAGCGGGTTCACCACAAGCCCAACGAGCTTTCGGGGGGCCAGCAACAGCGGGTGGCGATCGCGCGGGCAATTGTAACGGATCCGGTGATCATCTTCGGCGACGAACCGACCGGGAACCTGGATACGCGGACGAGTTTTGAGATCATGGCCCTGTTCCAAGAGCTCAACCGGGCGGGCAAAACGGTTGTGATCGTCACTCACGAAGAAGACATCGCCCGTCATTGCAGTCGCATCATCCGGTTCCGGGATGGGAAGATCGAAAAGGATGAGCTTGTCGAACATCCGATCGATGCCCGTGAAGAGCTGGCGAAGCTTCCGTCGGCCGCCGACCTTCCGGCCTGAATCGACCGGCTCAGCCAGCATCATAATCATGAAAAAACTGTCATGATTTGAATCTTGATAATCTGTTGCAAATTTGCAAGAACATGCTGTGCCGCCAGGTAGTTTCAGCCGATCTTTACCGAAAGAAACACCAGGTAGGACCATGC
Proteins encoded:
- a CDS encoding class I fructose-bisphosphate aldolase, with amino-acid sequence MARSLSEIEAILGAHAEPLLGHTSKTIDKSMLHLPGPDFVDRIYAQSDRNNKVLGSLQKMFSHGRLGGTGYVSILPVDQGIEHSAGASFAKNPVCFDPAGIVELAVEGGCNMVCSTLGVLGMVSRKYAHRIPFMVKLNHNELLSYPNRADQVMFAQVEQAWDMGAISVGATIYFGSEESTRQLVEVSQAFEHAHSLGMSTVLWCYLRNDAFKKDKDYHLSADLTGQANHLGVTIQADIIKQKLPECNGGYKALGTGGSSYGKLDERMYTELATDHPIDLTRYQLINCYMGRCGLINSGGASGDNDLQDAITTAVINKRAGGSGLISGRKAFQRPLKEGIEILNAIQDVYLCDGVTIA
- a CDS encoding TolC family protein, with translation MRQRTIGALFLGMGLCGLASAQQPLTISDALTMAKERNGSVQAAFLNYRASQKSARGAYSAFLPSVTPSISRDWGRSETLTGPFRSKDDFTTTNAALDVSWRLFDDGSRQDRYDQARYSAEAQQFNALQTLRNTLFSVHSRFYDALRAQELLRVQMDNLERAKVILEQTKFRANPPIEDVPKKDILQAEADYQNARVSVLAAENQVATSAADLKAVLAWEQSELPELAKPTAQQLPELDMTLQQAIELGLANRADLAASRERIYSQQVAVRTAKRDSLIGFSLDAGYRRVFADDPFQRASLTFSASMPLYDGQNSKSVLDAARLTLEAQNASFEQDVRNVRAEIESTYKEYGQNRIRFEAATAALNAAQENYRAAEAAQKEGAGNLIQVLTARVSLTTAESNLVQATYDMLISDVKFRLATGQPVPGE
- a CDS encoding ABC transporter ATP-binding protein, with protein sequence MEAPPKPVIETRNLTKTYVMGDMVVRALNGVSVNIYQGEFVAIMGPSGSGKSTFMNMAGCLDRPTSGEYYLNGREVSRLFDQELAEVRNKYIGFVFQTFNLLPRTSALKNVELPLLYAGTRNRSALAKAALEKVGLGQRVHHKPNELSGGQQQRVAIARAIVTDPVIIFGDEPTGNLDTRTSFEIMALFQELNRAGKTVVIVTHEEDIARHCSRIIRFRDGKIEKDELVEHPIDAREELAKLPSAADLPA